In Phycisphaerae bacterium, a genomic segment contains:
- a CDS encoding helix-turn-helix transcriptional regulator yields the protein MVPRKLQNPELSIGDVIRRRRVEVLKKGLREMARELTIAPAHLTDIEKGRRTPSEGLLKRISEAYGIGEAELRAAWSKADEVVQEVATQDTMSAEKVPQFLRTARKLNAEQWDQLIRQAEQMAAGKTRKERR from the coding sequence ATGGTACCTCGCAAGTTACAGAACCCCGAGCTATCCATCGGCGATGTAATCCGTCGCCGGCGCGTTGAGGTCCTGAAGAAGGGACTCCGCGAGATGGCGAGGGAATTGACCATAGCCCCGGCGCACCTGACGGACATCGAGAAGGGACGACGGACGCCGTCTGAAGGGCTCCTGAAAAGAATCAGCGAGGCGTATGGAATCGGGGAGGCCGAGCTTCGTGCGGCGTGGAGCAAGGCGGATGAGGTGGTTCAGGAGGTGGCGACACAGGACACCATGAGTGCGGAGAAGGTGCCGCAATTCTTGCGGACAGCTCGCAAACTCAATGCCGAGCAGTGGGACCAGCTTATCCGTCAGGCCGAGCAGATGGCTGCGGGGAAAACGCGGAAGGAACGCAGGTAG